The region GCATTAGAACTATAATCTACATATCGATTAGAATCTGTCTGCTGCACTTGGATTTTGTTCTATAGGACCTTGATTACCTTTTTCTATCATAAAACTACCCTCCTTTAACTATGTATTTGTTAATTTCATAATACTTATAATTATTTGATAAAAATTATTAAGCAATTTTTATCAAGATAATTAACTTCTATGTATTTTACCGAAATTATACCAGTAACATTTATTATCAAAAGCATAATTAAACATTATAAATTGTTTAAATTGTATGAATTAATATCAATATATACAATTTTATCATATTTTCGATTTATTTTCAATATTAATTTAATAATATATGCAATCTAATTTTTTTATATATTTAACATCTTTTTATATTAATTAAATATTTAAAACCATTATAGCGTTATTTTTTTACTTATACTGAAATTACTTTTTATAATATACATCAAATCCATTGATGTTATTAATAATATTTTGTTATTAGGACAAAATACTATCATATATTAATTGACAGGTATATATATATCAATACAGCACAAAATAAACTTATAAACTAACTATCAAAGGAATGATAAAATGCAAAATATCAACATAAGAATTGACGGTATAAAAAATGAAACTGAAAAACAGCACATAAAAAATGCATTGGATAAAATAGATGGAATTAATGAAATAGCAGTTAATCCTGCTAAAAGGACAATTCAAGTATCTTACAATCCTCCATCAACAGAAGAAGAAATAATAGAATGTATTAGATCTATGGGACATGATATTAATTATTCATATGACTTTAATGATTTTAAATATTAGTTGCAATCAATAAATGTATCTACCTTATGTCATAGGTTCAAAGGGAAAAATGAAATAACTGTATCATATTTCTTTATTAAAAAAAGCGAACTACTAGTTTTGTAAAATTATGAATGTAGTTCACTTTTTATTGCACAAATATAATTTAATTTCAACAATGACTTCTATATAGAATTATTTTATTGATAGAAATATTTGCAATATTTGTATGTAATCAATTATTAAAAAGATTACTTAACTGATACCATACATCAAACCCAGCTTCTTTTCCAATTTTACTATAATAATTAGGCATAGTACCTAATCTCCACAATGATATACCACCCATATTATAATTGTTGGCTAATTTTATTTTGGCTAATACACTGATCCAGTTTTCATACCACATAAAATTCTTTTGATTATTGGTATTAGTATAAATCAAATATGGGTTTTGATAGTTATCACTATAGTATAATAAATCTTCGATTTTAACATTTTTAGCTAGTTCCTTACATATTCTATTATAGATTTTATCATAAGAAGGTGTAAACTTGGCATAATTCTCTCCTTGATCAATCCATTGAGCACTTCCAAAGTTGATCTGTAATAATAGTTTTCTTTTATTATTATCTCCAACTATTTGAATCAAATCTTTAATATCTTTTTCAATTTCGTCAATAGGAGTTAATGGATCAGTAATAATATTATTAAAAGTACTTGATTTTACTTTCATATCATAATCATGTTCCATTAGAATAGCATAATCAACCACATCTAGAATCTCCTTGAACTTATAACTAACATGATATTTATAGGATGGTAATGCTACATACACTGTTTTTTTACCTAATCTATCCTTTAAAGACTTCAAAAACTTAACAAAATCATCTTGATCTTCTCCGTTGACATTTTCAAAATCAATTGTCACACCATCAAAGGACAAATCTTTATAACTGATGTTTGTACCATTAACAATACTAACTATATCATCAATTATACTATCCATATCATTAAAGATAGCTTTAAAATAATCATTTCTATTGCCATTATCATTAACATATATCATGAGTTGTCTAGGCATATTACCCATTTTATTTAATGGTTTTTCATATGAATCAGGTATCTTATAATCTGCACCATCAAATACTAATTCTACTCCATCACCAACTTGGTCTATTCTACTCCACCCAAATGATAATGAATCAAAATTACTTAAGGTTCCACTATTATACATGTCGTTGAATTGATTCAAAGACGATAAAGCATAAAACCCATGCAATACAAAATCTTCTTTCAATTGCAATTTTTCATCATTGTCCCTAGGAGTTATTTTTATGTTTTTATCTTCAACAAGTATATCTTTACCTAATATATCTGCCATTTTACTGATTGGCATATATATATCACTATTATAATTAATCCCATCTATATCCTTACTTGTTTTTTCATTGGTAACTGTATAGGTTTCTATGTAATCGTCAGATGTTTGTGCAAAAGTAGTTTTTGCATTAGATATACTTGTAGGAATTAGTGAGCTAACTAGTAAAATACATACCAGCAACTTATAACCTCTCTTAAAAATCATATTTAATCACCTCATCTTTTATTTTAACAATTATATATATTATACCCCACAATCATTAAATTGTGGGGCACTTTTCATAAATTAATTATTCTTTTTCTATTTTTATAAAACATATAAGAGGATCGCCATCTTCATCATCATTATTATTGCTACGAAGTAATTCAACATCCAATAAACCATCTGTGACAATAACATTATTATAAACTTTTGTATTAACAGTATTAGTAGGAACATAATTAGTTTCCAAGACTTCCTCTTCAATAACTACATCCATCTTACGATTATTATTGTTGTAAGGGTCTTTAAATCCTAATGTTACTCTATAGGTACCTTGATCCACTTGAAACTTATAACTGAGCCCTGTCCCTATTGTATCCCCTTCATCTGTACGACAGCTATCATAATTATTACTACCTGTATCATTAGTCCATGTATCTCCATAAGAACTATAACCCCAATTGTAATTAGTCTGAGAATCTGTGCCATAAGGTTGATCTTCATTACTATTTCTTGTTCCTAATAATTCACCTTGTTCAAAAATATATGGGGTATCGTCTCCACAATCTACATAGTACATTAACTCATGTTCATATACTGCAAATTCCCAAAAGCTAGCCCAAACATCTGTTTCTAGTCCAGTTATCGTTATTTTAACATATCTGGCATCTACAGGTTCAAATACATCTTTCTGTACTTGACTTATATTAACATTATTTGTTTTGTCTACAACAGTTGTCCAATTACTATTGTCTATAGACACGTCTATCTTATAATCATATCTCGTACCAGATTTTTCCCAGTTAACTTGAGTTGCATCTATTTTGGTTACTTCTCCTAGATCTATTCCCCACCAATGATTGGTATTACCATCATTGGCACACCATCTTGTATTATAATTACCGTCAGCACCTTTAGCCTTTCTATTATGTGACTCTTCAGAATCACACATAGTTCCTTTTCCTATAGCAATATTCTCTTTTGACGTAGGGACATACTCATACACTCCAAATTCCCAGAAACTGGCCCAGACATCTGTTTCTAGTCCAGTTATCGTTATTTTAACATATCTGGCATCTGTAGGATTAAATTGATCTCTTTGTATTTGATTAGTATTAGTATTACCAGTTTTATCTACAACAGTTGTCCAATTATTATTATCAATGGAAGTTTCAATTTTATATCTGTATCTTTTACCAGGTTTTTCCCAATAGACTTGTGTTGTATTTATTTCTTTCAATTCACCTAGATCAACTTTCCACCAATGATTGTTATTACCATCATTAGCACACCATCTTGTATAATTATTACCGTCGGCACCTTCTTCTTTTGGATTTTCAATCTCTTCTGAATCACCTGTAATCATCTTACCTATTGCAAGATTTTTTCTTGTTTCTGATGTTTTTATATCACTGTATTTTCTATCGGCTATATCCATAAGTGTCGATGTATCATCTGTTTCCGTAGGTGCTATCTTGAAATAATATTCATATGGTTTATCAGCGTGGATTTTATATTTATCATGAGGTTGAGCTCCCCAACTATTATCTCCACCTACACCTCTTTGTCTATGATTAATTTTTAGTATAGTATTGTCTATCTCATTTAACTCATAGGGATGTTTTTTACTCATTAGTTCTGCATCTGTATAATGAAGTGCGTTAATCTCTAATGTAGGTAACCCAGAGATAAGCAAACCTTTTCCTTCATCATTGACTAGAGCGGCCCATCTGACATCAGTACGATTTCCTGTCTCTTGTGGTTCTAAGTATGGGATAAAATTATCTGTAACAGTAGTTTCATACGTTCTTACATTATAACCAGTATTACGGTCAATATAATTCTCTTCTGGTCCTCTTCCATAATATTTCAGATATTCAAATTCACTAGGTAACTCCACTAGCATACCTATCTCAGGTATTTCAGGAAGATCATTTCCTGGAATAAATTTTGCCTTAATTACTATATTTGCGTCACCATATACATAATACGTTATATGATAAGTAGATGGATTGCTTGTTGGTATATTGTATTTCTCTACTATCCTGATTTTTTTATCTGAGAATGGAGTAACCTCTGTTGAAATCAATTGTCTATTAGCTCCAGCATCTTGCCACGTTATAGCAGTATTACCAAAATTATGTCCTTTATCATTATCAAGTGGCGCTCTCCAGAAATTAGGAATCAGATTACTTGATATTAAATGATCGTGTCTATAATAATAATCATCTATACCTCCATTTATTTTATCAAAAGCAACATAAAAATCAGTACCAGCTATTATTACATCTTGGTCATTTTCATTAAAATTCAGTTCATTAAGACTATTCTCATCTATCGCTTCTAATTCAGGTACTTCGTAAGGCATTTTAAATTGATTTATAGCGACTACATGTCCCTCTTCTGCCCATTCAACATCATTAACTCTAATAAGTATTTTAAGCCAATATTCTTTACCTGCCTTAATTTCAGGTTGTGTTATTGGTAACGTAATTACACTTGACGTACCTGGTTCAATATCTAATTGCTGATCAGTAAAATCACCTCTCTGTAGAACTTTATCATCTTCTAATAATATCCAATGACCCCAATACTTATTAACATTAGTAAATAGATGATCATTTTGTATACGTATTTCATTATTGGATAAGTCTTCATCTATAATCTTAATGTCTTGATATATTTGTTTTACCTGCACTATCTCAGGCTGTAATTTTCTATCGGGCATTACTAATCCATTGGCACAGAAGTTATCATCCTCTCTTTGAATAGCATAGTCTTCGTTAAAATCTCCAGCATATGCAAAATATTCTTCACCATCATCACTTACCTTAGTAATAGCCTGGTCAACAAAATCCCATATGAAACCACCTTGCAAATTATCATACTTCTCAATTACATCCCAATATTCTTGTAGATTACCAACGCTGTTACCCATGGCATGAGCGTACTCGCAAAGAATAAAAGGCTTGGAATTATCTGATTTACCATAGTTCTCTACAGTTTCAACAGAAGCATACATTTCACTTGTAATATCAGCGACATTATTGTATCCCTGATAATGTATAATCCTCGTAGGATCTGCTTCCCTCGCATAATTAGCCATATGTGCAAAATTACTACCCGAGCCTGCTTCATTTCCTAATGACCATATCAAGACTGAAGGATGGTTTTTATCCCTCTCTACCATACTTCTCATACGGTCAACACAATTATCTCGGTAACTTGTTAAATTTCTTGGAATAGTACTCATGGCTCCATGAGTTTCTAGATTACATTCATCAATTAAATATATACCATACTCATCACATAAATCATACCATTCAGGATCATTAGGATAATGACTTGTCCTAACAGCATTTATATTATGTTGTTTCATTATCTTGATATCTTCTATCATAGTATCCCTATCAAGACTTCTTCCTTGTTCCGGATGTAATTCATGTCTATTGACACCTTTGAACATAATAGGTTTCCCATTGATTTTCATTTGGCCACCATCAATTTCAAATTCTCTGAAACCAACTCTGGAACTTTCAGTTTCTATGATATTATTTTGATTGTCTATCAAAGAAAGTACTACTGTATATAGATATGGTGTTTCTGCCGACCATTGATTAGGATTGTATAACAGTTGTTGTGGTCCTTCTACAGTAGTTCTGCTATCTTGAAAATCAATGTTATTCTGATGACCCATTACCTCATTTCCTTCTGCATCATATAACATATATTCTAGTTTATAACCAATAGGAGACGTGCCCATGAAATGTCTTATCTCTGCATCTATTTTTAACGTAGCATTTCTATATTCATGTATGAAATCTGTAACTACTGTAAAATCTTCAATATGTACTTTTGGTGTAGAAAATAGGAATACATCTCTGAATATACCACTGAGTCTAAAGAAATCTTGGTCCTCCATCCAACTGCCATCACACCATCTGAATACTTGTACTGATATTGTATTTACTCCGTCACGTAGATAAGGAGTAATCAAGAAATCTTTTGATGTAAAACTATCCTCACCATAACCTACAAACTGTTCATTTATCCAAACATAACAATTGGATTCTACACCTTCAAAAGATAAAAATATCTCTCTATTTTCCCAGCCATTAGGAACTGTAAATTCTCTCTTGTAAGAACCAACTGGATTATATACTGTTGGAGCATTAGGTTGAGATAGATAAGGTTCATGACCTTTCCAAGGATAAGTAATATTAGTATATATAGGATAATCATAACCTTTTAACTGCCAACTGC is a window of Vallitalea longa DNA encoding:
- a CDS encoding glycosyl hydrolase family 18 protein is translated as MIFKRGYKLLVCILLVSSLIPTSISNAKTTFAQTSDDYIETYTVTNEKTSKDIDGINYNSDIYMPISKMADILGKDILVEDKNIKITPRDNDEKLQLKEDFVLHGFYALSSLNQFNDMYNSGTLSNFDSLSFGWSRIDQVGDGVELVFDGADYKIPDSYEKPLNKMGNMPRQLMIYVNDNGNRNDYFKAIFNDMDSIIDDIVSIVNGTNISYKDLSFDGVTIDFENVNGEDQDDFVKFLKSLKDRLGKKTVYVALPSYKYHVSYKFKEILDVVDYAILMEHDYDMKVKSSTFNNIITDPLTPIDEIEKDIKDLIQIVGDNNKRKLLLQINFGSAQWIDQGENYAKFTPSYDKIYNRICKELAKNVKIEDLLYYSDNYQNPYLIYTNTNNQKNFMWYENWISVLAKIKLANNYNMGGISLWRLGTMPNYYSKIGKEAGFDVWYQLSNLFNN
- a CDS encoding heavy-metal-associated domain-containing protein codes for the protein MQNINIRIDGIKNETEKQHIKNALDKIDGINEIAVNPAKRTIQVSYNPPSTEEEIIECIRSMGHDINYSYDFNDFKY
- a CDS encoding glycoside hydrolase family 2 TIM barrel-domain containing protein; translated protein: MKKVFLITFLLFTCVLTSQSAMAVTFEEWKNDQTSFQLNREPAHATLIPYDNVQQAKNYNMKESPYYQSLNGTWKFNLVDRPADRPGNFYQDSYNITNWDDIEVPSSWQLKGYDYPIYTNITYPWKGHEPYLSQPNAPTVYNPVGSYKREFTVPNGWENREIFLSFEGVESNCYVWINEQFVGYGEDSFTSKDFLITPYLRDGVNTISVQVFRWCDGSWMEDQDFFRLSGIFRDVFLFSTPKVHIEDFTVVTDFIHEYRNATLKIDAEIRHFMGTSPIGYKLEYMLYDAEGNEVMGHQNNIDFQDSRTTVEGPQQLLYNPNQWSAETPYLYTVVLSLIDNQNNIIETESSRVGFREFEIDGGQMKINGKPIMFKGVNRHELHPEQGRSLDRDTMIEDIKIMKQHNINAVRTSHYPNDPEWYDLCDEYGIYLIDECNLETHGAMSTIPRNLTSYRDNCVDRMRSMVERDKNHPSVLIWSLGNEAGSGSNFAHMANYAREADPTRIIHYQGYNNVADITSEMYASVETVENYGKSDNSKPFILCEYAHAMGNSVGNLQEYWDVIEKYDNLQGGFIWDFVDQAITKVSDDGEEYFAYAGDFNEDYAIQREDDNFCANGLVMPDRKLQPEIVQVKQIYQDIKIIDEDLSNNEIRIQNDHLFTNVNKYWGHWILLEDDKVLQRGDFTDQQLDIEPGTSSVITLPITQPEIKAGKEYWLKILIRVNDVEWAEEGHVVAINQFKMPYEVPELEAIDENSLNELNFNENDQDVIIAGTDFYVAFDKINGGIDDYYYRHDHLISSNLIPNFWRAPLDNDKGHNFGNTAITWQDAGANRQLISTEVTPFSDKKIRIVEKYNIPTSNPSTYHITYYVYGDANIVIKAKFIPGNDLPEIPEIGMLVELPSEFEYLKYYGRGPEENYIDRNTGYNVRTYETTVTDNFIPYLEPQETGNRTDVRWAALVNDEGKGLLISGLPTLEINALHYTDAELMSKKHPYELNEIDNTILKINHRQRGVGGDNSWGAQPHDKYKIHADKPYEYYFKIAPTETDDTSTLMDIADRKYSDIKTSETRKNLAIGKMITGDSEEIENPKEEGADGNNYTRWCANDGNNNHWWKVDLGELKEINTTQVYWEKPGKRYRYKIETSIDNNNWTTVVDKTGNTNTNQIQRDQFNPTDARYVKITITGLETDVWASFWEFGVYEYVPTSKENIAIGKGTMCDSEESHNRKAKGADGNYNTRWCANDGNTNHWWGIDLGEVTKIDATQVNWEKSGTRYDYKIDVSIDNSNWTTVVDKTNNVNISQVQKDVFEPVDARYVKITITGLETDVWASFWEFAVYEHELMYYVDCGDDTPYIFEQGELLGTRNSNEDQPYGTDSQTNYNWGYSSYGDTWTNDTGSNNYDSCRTDEGDTIGTGLSYKFQVDQGTYRVTLGFKDPYNNNNRKMDVVIEEEVLETNYVPTNTVNTKVYNNVIVTDGLLDVELLRSNNNDDEDGDPLICFIKIEKE